The following are encoded in a window of Haliotis asinina isolate JCU_RB_2024 chromosome 14, JCU_Hal_asi_v2, whole genome shotgun sequence genomic DNA:
- the LOC137261156 gene encoding small ribosomal subunit protein eS10-like has protein sequence MLMPKKNRVAIYEYLFKEGVMVAKKDFFAPKHPDVDVPNLHVIKACTSLKSKGFVREQFAWRHFYWYLTNEGIQYLRDFLHLPAEIVPATLKRQTRPETARPRPKAAEPGGRPGMDRDRQEYRKAGPPGAGDKKSDVGAGATQEFQFRGGFGRGRGGPPRE, from the exons ATGTTGATGCCCAAGAAGAACCGCGTGGCTATCTATGAATACCTGTTTAAGGAAGGTGTTATGGTGGCAAAGAAAGATTTCTTTGCTCCTAAACATCCTGATGTTGATGTGCCCAACCTCCATGTCATCAAAGCTTGTACA AGCCTAAAATCAAAGGGCTTTGTGCGAGAACAGTTTGCATGGCGCCACTTCTACTGGTACTTGACAAATGAAGGTATCCAGTATCTGAGGGATTTCCTCCACCTGCCAGCAGAGATCGTCCCTGCCACACTGAAACGCCAGACCCGACCAGAGACGGCCAGGCCCAGACCAAAGG CTGCTGAGCCAGGTGGCCGACCTGGAATGGACCGTGACAGGCAGGAGTACAGAAAGGCAGGCCCACCTGGTGCCGGAGACAAGAAGTCTGATGTTGGTGCCGGTGCCACACAAGAGTTCCAGTTCAGAGGTGGCTTCGGTCGTGGTCGGGGTGGTCCACCAAGGGAATAG